CAGGTAATATAGTAATGAACGATAAATAGAGGGGGATTAGGATGAGCCATAAATTGAGATGGGTGTACAATCGGCAATATCAGTTACAGGAAAACATAGAACGAGTAGAACCTGTACTACAAAATTTCACAGTGAGACAGGTTAATCGTGTGGAACAGTTTCATCGTACATATGATGGTTTCGAAAAGACACCTTTACGTAGTTTAGATTTTTTAGCATCCCATATAGGGGTCAATAAAATATTTATGAAAGATGAGTCATTTCGATTTGGCTTAAATGCATTTAAAGTTTTAGGTGGTATTTATGCAATTGGACAGTATGTTGCGAAATTGCTAGGTCAACATATTGATGAACTGTCATTCGAACAATTAAAGTCGCCTGAAGTAAAAGAACAACTAGGCGATTTAACATTTATTTCAACGACAGATGGCAATCATGGACGGGGGGTTGCATGGGCTGCAAGAGAACTAGGATGTAAAGCACGGATTTATATGCCAGCTGGCAGTGCAGAAGAGCGTTTGCAAAATATTAAAAACGAAGGGGCCTATGCGGAAATCACGACGATGAATTATGATGATACCGTACGCTATACGTCACAGCTGGCAGAGGAAAATGGCTGGGTAATCATACAGGATACGATGTGGGAAGGCTATGAAGAAATCCCTTTATGGATTATGCAAGGCTATACAACTTTAGCGAAGGAAGCCGTCGATCAATTAGAAGAAGCACCAACCCATGTATTTTTACAGGCAGGGGTAGGTTCCTTTGCGGGAGCAGTCGTTGCTTTTCTACAACATTTTTATGGTCAGCAAGTAACAGTTGTTTTAGTAGAGCCTGATGCAGCAAATTGCTTCTACGAAAGTTTTAAACAGGGAACGGAGCATTTTGTTACTGTCGGTGGAGAAATGCAAACGATTATGGCTGGCTTAGCATGTGGGGAGCCAAATCCCATAGCTTGGGATATTTTAAAAGCGTATACGAAAGTTAGTATTTGCTGTGATGAAAATGTAGCTGCAACGGGCATGCGTGTACTAGCTAACCCACTTGCTTCGGATCAACGCATTATTGCAGGCGAATCAGGTGCTGCACCATTCGGATGTTTTTATGAATTAATGACCAATGAGGATTATGCAGAATTAAAGGCGGCATTACAGCTAAATGCACAATCAAATATACTATTTGTTAATACAGAGGGAGACACGGACGTGGAAAACTACCGTAATATTGTGTGGCATGGTAAGTATGCAAAATAGTAATGAGTGAACATCTCTAGGATATTTCTGTACCAAATAGTATAAGCGACTTTTAAGAGCTATGTCTGTTAGTAAAGTAGACACTGCTCTTTTTATTTTTCCTTTAGGAGAGAATAATGTAAATAGCCCTTGACCTTAACGCTGCGTAAAGGTTTACAGTATGAATATGGAGGTGAGAGCAATGGAATATACAATTCAACAACTTGCCAAATTGTCTGGGGTCAGTACGAGAACGTTACGCTACTATGATGAAATCGATTTGCTAAAACCAGCAAGAACAAACGAGGCGGGTTATCGCTTTTATGGTCAACATGAAGTCGATATACTTCAGCAAATTTTATTTTATAGAGCACTAGATATGAAACTAGTGACGATTCACAACATTATTCACGCACCTGATTTTCAACATACTGCTGCATTAAAAACACATCGAGATGCTTTACTACAACGAAAAAAGCAGCTAGATCAATTATTAAAAACTGTAGAACAAACAATTCAATCGATTGAGGAGGAACGTCCAATGACGAACGAAGAGAAATTTAATGGCTTTAAAGAGCAG
The genomic region above belongs to Lysinibacillus sp. FSL W8-0992 and contains:
- the dpaL gene encoding diaminopropionate ammonia-lyase, which gives rise to MSHKLRWVYNRQYQLQENIERVEPVLQNFTVRQVNRVEQFHRTYDGFEKTPLRSLDFLASHIGVNKIFMKDESFRFGLNAFKVLGGIYAIGQYVAKLLGQHIDELSFEQLKSPEVKEQLGDLTFISTTDGNHGRGVAWAARELGCKARIYMPAGSAEERLQNIKNEGAYAEITTMNYDDTVRYTSQLAEENGWVIIQDTMWEGYEEIPLWIMQGYTTLAKEAVDQLEEAPTHVFLQAGVGSFAGAVVAFLQHFYGQQVTVVLVEPDAANCFYESFKQGTEHFVTVGGEMQTIMAGLACGEPNPIAWDILKAYTKVSICCDENVAATGMRVLANPLASDQRIIAGESGAAPFGCFYELMTNEDYAELKAALQLNAQSNILFVNTEGDTDVENYRNIVWHGKYAK